A window of Leclercia adecarboxylata contains these coding sequences:
- the tehB gene encoding tellurite resistance methyltransferase TehB yields the protein MTVFDENYFTEKYGLTRTHSEVIYSAGIVKPGKTLDLGCGNGRNSLYLAANGYDVTAWDKNPMSIENIENIKAKEGITHLQTAIKDLNSLRFEGEYDFILSTVVLMFLQAETIPGLIDNMQRCTKPGGYNLIVAAMDTEDYPCNVGFPFAFKTGELSEYYAGWEQLKYNEDVGELHRTDAQGNRIRLRFATLLARKPA from the coding sequence CCCGTACCCACTCAGAAGTGATCTACAGCGCCGGAATTGTGAAGCCGGGAAAAACGCTGGATCTCGGCTGCGGCAACGGTCGTAACAGCCTCTACCTGGCGGCGAACGGCTACGACGTCACCGCATGGGATAAGAACCCGATGAGCATCGAGAATATCGAGAACATCAAAGCGAAAGAGGGCATCACTCATCTGCAGACGGCGATTAAGGATCTCAACAGCCTGCGTTTTGAGGGCGAATATGATTTTATTCTCTCCACCGTGGTGCTGATGTTCCTGCAGGCGGAAACCATTCCAGGGCTTATCGACAACATGCAGCGCTGCACAAAACCCGGCGGCTATAACCTGATTGTGGCGGCGATGGATACCGAAGACTATCCGTGCAATGTCGGCTTCCCGTTTGCTTTCAAGACCGGCGAGCTGAGCGAATACTACGCGGGCTGGGAACAGCTGAAATATAACGAGGACGTCGGCGAGTTACACCGTACCGACGCCCAGGGGAACCGCATCAGGCTACGTTTTGCGACATTGCTGGCGCGTAAACCGGCGTAA